CCTTCCCAAAAAGTGGATCTGATCTACCTGTGCTTCCCCAACAACCCCACAGGCGCAACCGCAACCAAAGAATATCTGAAAGCTTGGGTAGACTACGCCAAAGCCAACCACTCCATTATCTTTTTTGATGCTGCTTACGAAGCCTTCATCACCGATCCAAGTTTGCCCCATTCTATCTATGAAGTCGAAGGGGCGCGAGACTGTGCCATTGAATTTCGTTCTTTCTCCAAAAATGCTGGCTTTACCGGAACCCGTTGCGCCTTAACCGTGGTTCCCAAAACCCTAACCGCTAAGGCGTCTGATGGATCGGATGTGGAAATTTGGAAACTTTGGAACCGCCGCCAGTCTACTAAATTTAACGGCGTGTCTTATATTGTCCAACGGGGCGCGGAAGCCGTTTACTCCGAGGAAGGACAAGCCCAAACCCAAGCCTTGGTGAGTTTTTACTTGGAAAATGCCAAAATTATCCGCGAACAACTCACCGCCGCCGGAATTTCCGTTTATGGTGGGGTCAATGCACCCTACGTTTGGGTGAAAACGCCGAATGGTTTAAGCAGTTGGGACTTTTTCGATAAACTACTGCAAACCTGTAACGTCGTGGGAACTCCCGGATCGGGTTTTGGCGCGGCGGGAGAAGGTTATTTCCGCATTTCTGCGTTTAACAGCCGCGAGAATGTCGTCGAAGCGATGCAACGGATCGTTGAGAAGTTCAAAGCTTAAGGTGCGTCTACCCGGTTTCTTTCGAGGGAACCGGGTTAATGACTGAAAAACTGCCCTCTCGCCCACCCCACCCAGGCGAATGTGACAAGATAAAGAGAGTGGTTGTTGCGGTTTTGTTGAATGTCTTCGATGGTTTCCTCTCTTGATGTTCCTTTTCAACGCCTGCGGGAGTTACGAGGCTTATTGCTTCGGCTTCACAAGATATTGCTTCATTCAGAAAAAACAGTCTACGAACAAAATTACGGTAGCATTCGCTCGCATGGGGAGTTCTTTAAACTGGTTCTAGAGGATGAGTGGTTTAGCTGGCTGCGTCCTATCTCTCAGTTTATTGTGGAGATTGATGAGGCGTTAAGTGCTAAAGAACCGGTTACTTTAGCCAGAGTTAACGAACTATTAAACGAAGCCCAGACTTTACTTCGTCCTGCTGAAGCAGGGACAATACCCGAA
The nucleotide sequence above comes from Desertifilum tharense IPPAS B-1220. Encoded proteins:
- a CDS encoding LL-diaminopimelate aminotransferase; this translates as MATINDNYLKLKAGYLFPEIARRVNAFAEANPDAKIIRLGIGDVTEPLPEACRSAMIKAVEEMGDRASFKGYGPEQGYAWLREKIAKHDFQARGCDIDASEIFISDGSKCDTGNILDIFGKNNTIAVTDPVYPVYVDTNVMAGHTGPANDRGEFEGLVYLPITADNNFTAEIPSQKVDLIYLCFPNNPTGATATKEYLKAWVDYAKANHSIIFFDAAYEAFITDPSLPHSIYEVEGARDCAIEFRSFSKNAGFTGTRCALTVVPKTLTAKASDGSDVEIWKLWNRRQSTKFNGVSYIVQRGAEAVYSEEGQAQTQALVSFYLENAKIIREQLTAAGISVYGGVNAPYVWVKTPNGLSSWDFFDKLLQTCNVVGTPGSGFGAAGEGYFRISAFNSRENVVEAMQRIVEKFKA